One Oryza glaberrima chromosome 11, OglaRS2, whole genome shotgun sequence genomic region harbors:
- the LOC127754961 gene encoding uncharacterized protein LOC127754961 isoform X2 — translation MDQRFSGDWMAGSGTEIAARSFLQSGATMAKPTGHSNGFHPKQQGHRKISLSPQSKALKVSGTRGSLNKTVARVVSRYRQSRVLNRQKKDNTIFGINCKCQPKCVVNIIKEFDDRKELIGEIGFDGLLDIKLTKVNRQFGAWLLSKVDPKSCAIVKDVNQELPFGSNDVNAVFGLPCSGQPIIPCSQDELDGKKQILCEIFKIPNFSHLKISLLKRILKKQYGYPMTIDEKRVFMAAFVLYVTTKLLAPQSCANFISPRYIMAVSDVDNIKQYNWSQFVVDEVKKAAESMPTCFPNKAQLSINGCIIFLMVKYLRNLLFRKVGMTCVKTCHISQFEDDQIARMIQQDVVSKHNPGFPFPRYGKLQLMKDPRENNPHVPELSPLNLCSCSKIPSRAIDGSKNLIKFLVSHFSSLDVHRSVGSQAYEELKSSVQDGFDRIDEILPTISDFVDISTMQTAIHASNLFKRAFKTNITAAVKIAIRAAVTKVIDTIEDIQGPLHPWGDTTAMGYHTPTNYSTHATKDASQLDQPTNTVKR, via the exons ATGGACCAGCGATTCAGCGGCGACTGGATGGCTGGCAGCGGTACAGAGATAGCAGCTCGTTCCTTCCTCCA GAGCGGGGCAACCATGGCAAAACCGACGGGCCATAGCAATGGATTTCATCCAAAGCAGCAG GGTCACAGGAAAATCAGTTTGTCACCACAGTCCAAG GCTTTGAAGGTTTCTGGCACAAGAGGCAGCCTAAATAAGACTGTTGCACGGGTGGTATCCAGGTATCGGCAAAGCAGAGTTTTAAATAGACAGAAGAAAGACAACACTATCTTTGGTATCAACTGCAAGTGTCAGCCCAAATGCGTAGTGAATATCATTAAAGAATTCGATGATAGGAAGGAGTTGATTGGTGAAATTGGATTTGATGGACTTTTGGATATCAAGCTTACTAAGGTAAACAGGCAGTTTGGGGCATGGCTACTGAGCAAAGTTGATCCGAAATCATGCGCTATTGTTAAAGATGTCAACCAGGAGTTGCCATTCGGTTCCAATGATGTGAATGCAGTTTTTGGCTTGCCATGCTCAGGTCAACCTATTATCCCTTGCTCTCAAGATGAATTGGATGGGAAGAAACAAATATTGTGTGAAATATTTAAGATACCAAACTTTTCACACCTGAAAATATCACTCTTAAAGAGAATCCTAAAGAAGCAGTATGGTTATCCCATGACAATAGATGAAAAGAGGGTTTTCATGGCGGCTTTTGTGCTTTATGTCACAACGAAGCTTTTGGCACCGCAATCTTGTGCAAACTTCATATCTCCTAGGTATATTATGGCTGTTTCTGATGTTGACAATATAAAACAGTACAACTGGTCCCAATTCGTTGTAGATGAGGTGAAGAAAGCAGCAGAATCAATGCCCACCTGCTTTCCAAATAAGGCTCAACTATCCATTAACGGGTGTATCATCTTTCTAATG GTAAAATACTTGAGAAATCTCCTGTTCCGGAAGGTTGGGATGACATGTGTTAAAACATGTCACATTTCTCAGTTTGAGGATGATCAAATTGCTAGGATGATTCAACAAGATGTAGTTAGTAAACATAACCCAGGATTCCCCTTCCCTCGATATGGGAAACTCCAG TTGATGAAGGATCCAAGAGAAAACAACCCCCATGTGCCAGAGCTATCTCCCCTAAACTTATGCTCCTGTTCGAAGATCCCATCTAGAGCCATTGATGGCAgtaaaaatttaataaaattccTGGTATCACACTTCTCTTCGTTAGACGTACATAGAAGTGTCGGGTCACAG GCATACGAGGAGTTGAAATCTTCCGTTCAGGATGGATTCGATCGGATCGATGAGATTTTGCCTACCATATCAGATTTCGTTGACATAAGCACCATGCAAACTGCTATTCACGCATCTAACCTATTCAAGAGAGCTTTCAAGACTAATATTACAGCGGCAGTTAAGATAGCGATAAGGGCAGCAGTAACGAAAGTTATTGATACCATTGAGGATATACAAGGGCCTCTCCATCCATGGGGAGACACAACTGCCATGGGATACCACACACCCACAAACTACTCCACACATGCTACAAAAGATGCTAGTCAATTGGACCAACCAACCAacacggtcaaacgttga
- the LOC127754961 gene encoding uncharacterized protein LOC127754961 isoform X3, with the protein MAKPTGHSNGFHPKQQGHRKISLSPQSKALKVSGTRGSLNKTVARVVSRYRQSRVLNRQKKDNTIFGINCKCQPKCVVNIIKEFDDRKELIGEIGFDGLLDIKLTKVNRQFGAWLLSKVDPKSCAIVKDVNQELPFGSNDVNAVFGLPCSGQPIIPCSQDELDGKKQILCEIFKIPNFSHLKISLLKRILKKQYGYPMTIDEKRVFMAAFVLYVTTKLLAPQSCANFISPRYIMAVSDVDNIKQYNWSQFVVDEVKKAAESMPTCFPNKAQLSINGCIIFLMVKYLRNLLFRKVGMTCVKTCHISQFEDDQIARMIQQDVVSKHNPGFPFPRYGKLQLMKDPRENNPHVPELSPLNLCSCSKIPSRAIDGSKNLIKFLVSHFSSLDVHRSVGSQAYEELKSSVQDGFDRIDEILPTISDFVDISTMQTAIHASNLFKRAFKTNITAAVKIAIRAAVTKVIDTIEDIQGPLHPWGDTTAMGYHTPTNYSTHATKDASQLDQPTNTVKR; encoded by the exons ATGGCAAAACCGACGGGCCATAGCAATGGATTTCATCCAAAGCAGCAG GGTCACAGGAAAATCAGTTTGTCACCACAGTCCAAG GCTTTGAAGGTTTCTGGCACAAGAGGCAGCCTAAATAAGACTGTTGCACGGGTGGTATCCAGGTATCGGCAAAGCAGAGTTTTAAATAGACAGAAGAAAGACAACACTATCTTTGGTATCAACTGCAAGTGTCAGCCCAAATGCGTAGTGAATATCATTAAAGAATTCGATGATAGGAAGGAGTTGATTGGTGAAATTGGATTTGATGGACTTTTGGATATCAAGCTTACTAAGGTAAACAGGCAGTTTGGGGCATGGCTACTGAGCAAAGTTGATCCGAAATCATGCGCTATTGTTAAAGATGTCAACCAGGAGTTGCCATTCGGTTCCAATGATGTGAATGCAGTTTTTGGCTTGCCATGCTCAGGTCAACCTATTATCCCTTGCTCTCAAGATGAATTGGATGGGAAGAAACAAATATTGTGTGAAATATTTAAGATACCAAACTTTTCACACCTGAAAATATCACTCTTAAAGAGAATCCTAAAGAAGCAGTATGGTTATCCCATGACAATAGATGAAAAGAGGGTTTTCATGGCGGCTTTTGTGCTTTATGTCACAACGAAGCTTTTGGCACCGCAATCTTGTGCAAACTTCATATCTCCTAGGTATATTATGGCTGTTTCTGATGTTGACAATATAAAACAGTACAACTGGTCCCAATTCGTTGTAGATGAGGTGAAGAAAGCAGCAGAATCAATGCCCACCTGCTTTCCAAATAAGGCTCAACTATCCATTAACGGGTGTATCATCTTTCTAATG GTAAAATACTTGAGAAATCTCCTGTTCCGGAAGGTTGGGATGACATGTGTTAAAACATGTCACATTTCTCAGTTTGAGGATGATCAAATTGCTAGGATGATTCAACAAGATGTAGTTAGTAAACATAACCCAGGATTCCCCTTCCCTCGATATGGGAAACTCCAG TTGATGAAGGATCCAAGAGAAAACAACCCCCATGTGCCAGAGCTATCTCCCCTAAACTTATGCTCCTGTTCGAAGATCCCATCTAGAGCCATTGATGGCAgtaaaaatttaataaaattccTGGTATCACACTTCTCTTCGTTAGACGTACATAGAAGTGTCGGGTCACAG GCATACGAGGAGTTGAAATCTTCCGTTCAGGATGGATTCGATCGGATCGATGAGATTTTGCCTACCATATCAGATTTCGTTGACATAAGCACCATGCAAACTGCTATTCACGCATCTAACCTATTCAAGAGAGCTTTCAAGACTAATATTACAGCGGCAGTTAAGATAGCGATAAGGGCAGCAGTAACGAAAGTTATTGATACCATTGAGGATATACAAGGGCCTCTCCATCCATGGGGAGACACAACTGCCATGGGATACCACACACCCACAAACTACTCCACACATGCTACAAAAGATGCTAGTCAATTGGACCAACCAACCAacacggtcaaacgttga
- the LOC127754961 gene encoding uncharacterized protein LOC127754961 isoform X1, translated as MTPPLPPAMAPLSTACVPEAEVIDLESAECRSGATMAKPTGHSNGFHPKQQGHRKISLSPQSKALKVSGTRGSLNKTVARVVSRYRQSRVLNRQKKDNTIFGINCKCQPKCVVNIIKEFDDRKELIGEIGFDGLLDIKLTKVNRQFGAWLLSKVDPKSCAIVKDVNQELPFGSNDVNAVFGLPCSGQPIIPCSQDELDGKKQILCEIFKIPNFSHLKISLLKRILKKQYGYPMTIDEKRVFMAAFVLYVTTKLLAPQSCANFISPRYIMAVSDVDNIKQYNWSQFVVDEVKKAAESMPTCFPNKAQLSINGCIIFLMVKYLRNLLFRKVGMTCVKTCHISQFEDDQIARMIQQDVVSKHNPGFPFPRYGKLQLMKDPRENNPHVPELSPLNLCSCSKIPSRAIDGSKNLIKFLVSHFSSLDVHRSVGSQAYEELKSSVQDGFDRIDEILPTISDFVDISTMQTAIHASNLFKRAFKTNITAAVKIAIRAAVTKVIDTIEDIQGPLHPWGDTTAMGYHTPTNYSTHATKDASQLDQPTNTVKR; from the exons AtgactcctccccttcctccagcgATGGCTCCTCTCTCAACAGCATGTGTTCCTGAAGCAGAAGTAATTGATCTGGAGTCGGCTGAATGCAGGAGCGGGGCAACCATGGCAAAACCGACGGGCCATAGCAATGGATTTCATCCAAAGCAGCAG GGTCACAGGAAAATCAGTTTGTCACCACAGTCCAAG GCTTTGAAGGTTTCTGGCACAAGAGGCAGCCTAAATAAGACTGTTGCACGGGTGGTATCCAGGTATCGGCAAAGCAGAGTTTTAAATAGACAGAAGAAAGACAACACTATCTTTGGTATCAACTGCAAGTGTCAGCCCAAATGCGTAGTGAATATCATTAAAGAATTCGATGATAGGAAGGAGTTGATTGGTGAAATTGGATTTGATGGACTTTTGGATATCAAGCTTACTAAGGTAAACAGGCAGTTTGGGGCATGGCTACTGAGCAAAGTTGATCCGAAATCATGCGCTATTGTTAAAGATGTCAACCAGGAGTTGCCATTCGGTTCCAATGATGTGAATGCAGTTTTTGGCTTGCCATGCTCAGGTCAACCTATTATCCCTTGCTCTCAAGATGAATTGGATGGGAAGAAACAAATATTGTGTGAAATATTTAAGATACCAAACTTTTCACACCTGAAAATATCACTCTTAAAGAGAATCCTAAAGAAGCAGTATGGTTATCCCATGACAATAGATGAAAAGAGGGTTTTCATGGCGGCTTTTGTGCTTTATGTCACAACGAAGCTTTTGGCACCGCAATCTTGTGCAAACTTCATATCTCCTAGGTATATTATGGCTGTTTCTGATGTTGACAATATAAAACAGTACAACTGGTCCCAATTCGTTGTAGATGAGGTGAAGAAAGCAGCAGAATCAATGCCCACCTGCTTTCCAAATAAGGCTCAACTATCCATTAACGGGTGTATCATCTTTCTAATG GTAAAATACTTGAGAAATCTCCTGTTCCGGAAGGTTGGGATGACATGTGTTAAAACATGTCACATTTCTCAGTTTGAGGATGATCAAATTGCTAGGATGATTCAACAAGATGTAGTTAGTAAACATAACCCAGGATTCCCCTTCCCTCGATATGGGAAACTCCAG TTGATGAAGGATCCAAGAGAAAACAACCCCCATGTGCCAGAGCTATCTCCCCTAAACTTATGCTCCTGTTCGAAGATCCCATCTAGAGCCATTGATGGCAgtaaaaatttaataaaattccTGGTATCACACTTCTCTTCGTTAGACGTACATAGAAGTGTCGGGTCACAG GCATACGAGGAGTTGAAATCTTCCGTTCAGGATGGATTCGATCGGATCGATGAGATTTTGCCTACCATATCAGATTTCGTTGACATAAGCACCATGCAAACTGCTATTCACGCATCTAACCTATTCAAGAGAGCTTTCAAGACTAATATTACAGCGGCAGTTAAGATAGCGATAAGGGCAGCAGTAACGAAAGTTATTGATACCATTGAGGATATACAAGGGCCTCTCCATCCATGGGGAGACACAACTGCCATGGGATACCACACACCCACAAACTACTCCACACATGCTACAAAAGATGCTAGTCAATTGGACCAACCAACCAacacggtcaaacgttga